Within Vicia villosa cultivar HV-30 ecotype Madison, WI linkage group LG1, Vvil1.0, whole genome shotgun sequence, the genomic segment tatttatacatttttttaatataaaaatatttaacatgTGCATattccttttttttcaaaatataaaaattatttaaaaaaaaaactgaaacagCCCACCTTTACTTCTATAATGAAAAGTGAAAATAAgatctattttaaaattcaatgaaaagtgaaaataagatctattttaaaaaaataatgttttattaaagAAGTGattgagaaaatgggtgatgcaatgtaaaatatttttacaccatCAACCAATCACCATCATCACCctcatgtatctaattaaaatattttttatttaaaaaaaactttaatgacatgaaatattaatgattttttattaGATTGTCAATACCTTTTAACTCAATAAAGATATAAATCTCCCaaaaagattaaatttaaaatacttttGCATTTTACTTTATACAAGATATCCTCTATATGCGATCGTGTAGTAGTGGGATCAAGATTTGATCTTAGACAAACACAGGTGGAGAAGCGATAGTTTACCAAGTGGGAAACCAAAAGGAAGATAAGAAATGGCTGAAACAAATGGCATAGTGAAACACATAGTCATCGGAAAGTTCAAAGACGATGTCACTCAACAACGAATTGACGAACTCATCAAAGGCTATGCCAATCTCGTCAATCTCGTCCCAACCATGAAATCATTCCACTGGTACGTACTTACAATTTCATTCtacctttttttcaaaatctctcttTCGTTTTCGATTTTGTATAGATTTGCAGTATCAGTGGAACATCAATTGGATCTGTGAATGAAAATTGCAGGATTGTAAGATCTAGATCTAGGAAACTCTAATAATTGTGATATAATGTGTTATAGGGGTACGGATGTAAGTGCTGAAAACCTGCATCAGGGTTTTACTCATGTGTTTGAATCAACATTTGATAGTCTGGAAGCGGTTGCAGAGTATGTGGCTCATCCCGCACATGTTGAGTATGCAAATTTGCTTCTTCCTTCCTTGGATAAAGTCATTGTAATTGACTATAAGCCCACCATTGTTAGCCTCTGATGGTTTGGTTAAGTTATGAAAGTTACACAAGTTCATGGATCATGATGTTTCTTGTTGTACTGGATTTGCTGTTTTATGTTAAGGATAAACAATTTGTTTTCTCTATAATAAATGGCTTTTGTTTGATCTATAGTGTTTCCTTCTTTTtatatgtgttttttattttatgatggAATTAGTTTGAGATCGCGAATATATCTGTTTCTTAGCCTTTGTAAATTCATACTCTAATTGTGCATCAATACTTTCATTCAACACCTGATATGGTTTCAATAGGGTTTGTTTTTTCCATGTGAGACTAATATTTTGGCTTCAATTACTTTAGGAATGTATACAACCATATAAATTGACAAGCTGCAAAAGTATTTGCTATATGCTCAACTTTACAAGATGATAAAGTTGTCATTGGGTGTTTCTTGGAGCACCAAAAGATTGATCTTCCATGGAATTCGAACAAGGAACCAGAAGTGTTCCTTATGTCTCTTTCGTCCTCATACTAATTTGAGTTTGAATAGCCAAATCAATTCAAAGTGTTTTTCATTATCTTTTGTAGGAAAAAGCAAACCAAGCTTGAGTGACTCCCACTGCATATCAGATACAATGTTGTCAAATTGCGGTTATAGTGGCGCCATTGCGGATTGTGGTTGCGAAAATTCAACATAGCATCATGGCTTGCGGATTTTTCATTGCGGCGTCATGGCGGCCGCCGGTGATGGCAGAACTGTGGAAATTAtggttttttaaaaaagtttgaaATTTTCTTGTCTGAGTATTTTTTTTACCTGACCCTTGAAATAACCCAAAA encodes:
- the LOC131601874 gene encoding stress-response A/B barrel domain-containing protein HS1 codes for the protein MAETNGIVKHIVIGKFKDDVTQQRIDELIKGYANLVNLVPTMKSFHWGTDVSAENLHQGFTHVFESTFDSLEAVAEYVAHPAHVEYANLLLPSLDKVIVIDYKPTIVSL